Proteins encoded in a region of the Candidatus Methylomirabilota bacterium genome:
- a CDS encoding aspartyl protease family protein, with amino-acid sequence MRLSLAAILCMLLILPGSALAQVYHWVDDEGVIHYSTGIESVPAPYRSRARALYASPQPAVPAIERSSLTTITFTPGSPVIVSARLNGLGPITLVLDTGADRTLVSPGALSRLGIPVVASGRAEVRGVTGAGPADVVWITSLEVGGAKAGPLAIVAYDGNLRQADGLLGRDFLDQFTVTIDAQTGRVTLAPH; translated from the coding sequence ATGCGGCTCTCGCTTGCTGCGATCCTCTGCATGCTCTTGATCCTGCCTGGATCAGCGTTGGCGCAGGTGTATCACTGGGTCGATGATGAGGGCGTTATCCACTACAGCACCGGCATCGAGAGCGTTCCGGCGCCGTACCGCTCGCGGGCCCGCGCGCTCTACGCCTCGCCCCAGCCGGCGGTGCCGGCGATCGAACGCTCGTCGCTCACCACGATCACCTTCACCCCAGGCTCGCCCGTGATCGTGAGCGCCCGCCTCAACGGCCTCGGCCCCATCACGCTCGTGCTCGACACCGGCGCGGACCGCACGCTGGTCTCGCCCGGCGCGCTGTCCAGGCTTGGCATTCCCGTGGTGGCATCCGGTCGCGCCGAGGTGCGCGGTGTCACCGGGGCGGGCCCGGCCGACGTCGTCTGGATAACCTCGCTGGAGGTTGGCGGGGCCAAAGCCGGGCCGCTCGCCATCGTTGCGTATGACGGCAACCTGCGTCAGGCCGACGGTCTGCTCGGTCGGGATTTCCTCGATCAGTTCACCGTGACGATCGACGCCCAAACCGGGAGGGTCACACTCGCGCCGCACTGA
- a CDS encoding glutamine synthetase family protein: protein MGRLMGKRVVGRYFLDHVLEDGVHACIYLFTVDMEMEPLPGFTLTSWERGYGDMKMVPDLGTWRLLPWLPKTALVFCDVYTEEGKPIEEAPRWVLKRQLARAARRGFTVKTASELELYLFRESFDEARAKRYQGLTPVSSYLEDYHILQTTKEEPLVRAIRNGMEGARVPVEFSKGEWGKGQEEINLRYAEALEMADRHVLYKHGVKEIAWQQGSSITFMAKYDMGAAGSSCHLHSSVWDKTGRRNLFAGRGRQGTALFQEWLAGQMAMAREFAYFYAPTINAYKRYQAGSFAPTRIVAGWDNRTCGFRLCGEGAGFRVENRIPGADANPYLAFAATIAAGLHGIDKKLKPPKLYDGNAYEDPKLAQVPKTLREALDALERSKVARETFGETVVKHYLHHGRLEQQAFDQAVTDWELTRLFERI from the coding sequence ATGGGACGGCTCATGGGCAAGCGCGTGGTCGGTCGGTACTTCCTCGACCACGTGCTGGAGGACGGCGTCCACGCCTGCATCTATCTCTTCACCGTCGACATGGAGATGGAGCCGCTCCCGGGCTTCACCCTGACGTCATGGGAACGTGGCTATGGCGACATGAAGATGGTGCCGGACTTGGGGACGTGGCGGCTCCTGCCGTGGCTGCCCAAGACGGCCCTCGTCTTCTGCGACGTCTACACCGAGGAAGGGAAGCCCATCGAGGAGGCGCCCCGCTGGGTGCTCAAGCGTCAGCTCGCGCGGGCCGCCCGGCGGGGCTTCACCGTCAAGACGGCCTCCGAGCTCGAGCTCTATCTGTTCCGCGAGTCCTTCGACGAGGCGCGGGCCAAGCGCTACCAGGGCCTGACGCCCGTGTCGAGCTACCTCGAGGACTACCACATCCTCCAGACGACCAAGGAAGAGCCGCTCGTGCGCGCCATTCGCAACGGCATGGAGGGGGCACGCGTGCCCGTGGAGTTCTCCAAGGGCGAGTGGGGGAAGGGCCAGGAAGAGATCAACCTCCGGTACGCCGAGGCGCTCGAGATGGCCGACCGCCACGTCCTCTACAAGCACGGCGTCAAAGAGATCGCCTGGCAGCAGGGCAGCTCTATCACCTTCATGGCGAAATACGACATGGGGGCGGCGGGCTCGTCCTGTCATCTCCACTCCTCGGTGTGGGACAAGACGGGCCGCCGCAATCTCTTCGCGGGCCGCGGCCGGCAGGGCACGGCGCTCTTCCAGGAGTGGCTGGCGGGGCAGATGGCCATGGCGCGCGAGTTCGCCTACTTCTACGCGCCGACCATCAACGCCTACAAGCGCTATCAGGCGGGCTCCTTCGCGCCCACGCGCATCGTCGCGGGGTGGGACAACCGCACCTGCGGCTTCCGGCTCTGTGGCGAGGGCGCCGGCTTCCGGGTGGAAAACCGCATTCCCGGAGCCGACGCCAATCCCTACCTCGCCTTCGCGGCCACCATCGCCGCGGGACTCCACGGGATCGACAAGAAGCTCAAGCCGCCCAAGCTCTACGACGGCAATGCCTACGAGGACCCGAAGCTGGCCCAGGTGCCGAAGACGCTTCGCGAAGCCCTCGACGCGCTCGAGCGCTCCAAAGTCGCTCGCGAGACCTTCGGCGAGACCGTGGTAAAGCACTACCTCCACCATGGCCGTCTCGAGCAGCAGGCCTTCGATCAAGCCGTCACCGACTGGGAGCTCACGAGACTGTTCGAGAGAATCTAA
- a CDS encoding SDR family oxidoreductase: MGSRLKGKVALITGAGMGMGREAAILFAEEGARVVVCDINKPAAEETVALVEKTGGQGLAAVGDVAVEEDVKRMVEEGARRFGALHVLYNNAGVLWKDKDRSVLETDGTQWDRVMAINLKSVFWVTKHGIPHLQKAGGGSIILVGSVSALAGFTRAQDAYTAAKGALISLNKSLAIQFAKDQIRSNIIHPGIVETPLQAPYLTPELRAEFKTGIPLGRIGQPRDIAYAALFLASDESAFMTGAEMVVDGGFMAQ, encoded by the coding sequence ATGGGATCAAGGCTCAAGGGCAAGGTGGCGCTGATCACGGGCGCCGGGATGGGGATGGGTCGGGAGGCGGCCATCCTCTTCGCCGAGGAAGGCGCGCGCGTCGTGGTCTGCGATATCAACAAGCCGGCGGCGGAGGAGACGGTGGCGCTCGTCGAGAAGACGGGTGGGCAGGGTCTCGCCGCGGTGGGCGATGTTGCCGTCGAGGAGGACGTGAAGCGGATGGTGGAGGAAGGGGCCCGCCGCTTCGGCGCCCTCCACGTCCTCTACAACAACGCGGGCGTCCTGTGGAAGGACAAGGACCGCTCGGTGCTCGAGACCGACGGCACGCAGTGGGACCGTGTCATGGCCATCAATCTCAAGAGTGTCTTCTGGGTGACCAAGCACGGCATCCCGCATCTGCAGAAGGCCGGGGGCGGCTCCATCATCCTGGTGGGTTCGGTCTCGGCCCTGGCCGGATTCACCCGCGCCCAGGACGCGTACACGGCGGCCAAGGGCGCGCTGATCTCGCTGAACAAGTCGCTGGCCATCCAGTTCGCCAAGGATCAGATCCGCTCCAATATCATCCACCCGGGCATCGTCGAGACCCCGCTGCAGGCGCCGTACCTCACGCCCGAGCTCAGAGCCGAGTTCAAGACGGGCATCCCGTTGGGCCGCATCGGCCAGCCTCGCGACATCGCCTATGCTGCGCTCTTCCTGGCCTCGGACGAGTCGGCCTTCATGACGGGCGCCGAGATGGTCGTCGACGGCGGCTTCATGGCCCAATGA
- a CDS encoding ATP-dependent DNA helicase RecQ, with protein MTARGAAQPALPSGLDLDAGLSRLGYAAFRPGQREAVETLLAQGRLLLVAPTGGGKSLIYQLPALLLGGTTLVISPLIALMQDQVEALNARGVPATFLASTVESGEMRARMAAAARGAYRLLYVAPERLTFPGFKSVIADLHCPLVAVDEAHCISEWGHDFRPEYLEIGALLAELSGARVLACTATATPVVRDEILARLGLPADTPQLVRGFARPNLSLRAVEVEGRRDRAERVEAALAEALGRPGEGRGAAIVYAPTRRSAEEEGARLAGLGWRARVYHAGLSPGERDGAQRDFLEGRAEVIVATNAFGMGIDRADVRAVLHLGPPGSLEAYYQEVGRAGRDGAPALGLLCISSRDLPLRRALIERGGDGVTPEPAVVEHKWGLFLELMRWAEGGSCRHDAILRYFGDEAETLDGCGRCDVCRALVDPGDAHDADAVTLIVRKALSGVARVHDRFGLQTAVALIHGDADERLARSGLAATPTFGNLREHSREWLIRLLRRCVTAGWVSFTGAERPVVTLTEEGRAVMKGARPARLLLPAVADAARVAAAPRPKRRAAQDDELDTQGQALFEALRAWRLAVAREEAMAPFMVASDRTLRDIARLRPRTLDELAMAYGIGRHKADRYGLAVLRVVTEAARP; from the coding sequence GTGACTGCGCGCGGCGCGGCCCAGCCGGCGCTCCCGTCGGGGCTCGACCTCGACGCGGGGCTCTCCCGGCTGGGCTACGCCGCCTTCCGCCCCGGCCAGCGCGAAGCCGTCGAGACGCTGCTCGCCCAGGGCCGCCTCCTTCTCGTCGCGCCCACGGGCGGCGGCAAGAGCCTCATCTACCAGCTTCCCGCCCTCCTCCTCGGCGGGACGACCCTGGTCATCTCGCCCCTCATCGCCCTCATGCAGGATCAGGTCGAGGCCCTCAACGCGCGCGGCGTGCCCGCGACGTTTCTCGCCTCCACCGTGGAAAGCGGGGAGATGCGCGCGCGGATGGCCGCGGCCGCCCGCGGCGCCTATCGCCTCCTGTACGTCGCCCCCGAGCGCCTGACCTTCCCGGGCTTCAAGAGCGTGATCGCGGATCTCCACTGCCCGCTCGTGGCCGTGGACGAGGCCCACTGCATCAGCGAGTGGGGACACGACTTCAGGCCGGAATACCTCGAGATCGGCGCCCTCCTCGCCGAGCTCTCCGGGGCCCGGGTGCTCGCGTGCACGGCCACCGCCACCCCCGTAGTCCGCGACGAGATCCTGGCGCGACTCGGGCTGCCCGCCGACACGCCGCAGCTCGTCCGGGGCTTCGCCCGGCCCAATCTGTCATTGCGCGCGGTGGAAGTGGAGGGCCGCCGCGACCGCGCCGAGCGCGTGGAGGCGGCCCTGGCCGAGGCGCTCGGGCGTCCGGGCGAGGGACGCGGCGCCGCCATCGTCTACGCGCCCACCCGACGCTCCGCCGAGGAGGAAGGCGCTCGGCTCGCCGGGCTGGGCTGGCGCGCGCGCGTGTACCACGCGGGGCTCTCGCCCGGGGAGCGCGATGGGGCGCAGCGCGACTTTCTCGAAGGCCGGGCCGAAGTCATCGTGGCCACCAATGCCTTCGGCATGGGCATAGACAGGGCAGATGTGCGGGCCGTCCTTCACCTGGGTCCGCCGGGCTCGCTGGAGGCGTACTACCAGGAGGTCGGGCGCGCCGGACGTGATGGCGCCCCCGCCCTCGGCCTGCTGTGCATCTCGTCGCGCGACCTGCCGTTGCGCCGCGCCCTCATCGAACGCGGGGGCGACGGCGTCACCCCCGAGCCGGCCGTGGTCGAGCACAAGTGGGGGCTCTTCCTCGAGCTCATGCGATGGGCCGAGGGCGGCAGCTGCCGGCACGACGCCATCCTGCGCTATTTCGGCGACGAGGCCGAGACGCTTGACGGCTGCGGCCGCTGCGACGTCTGCCGCGCTCTCGTGGATCCTGGAGACGCGCACGACGCCGACGCGGTCACCCTCATCGTGCGCAAGGCGCTCTCCGGGGTGGCCCGCGTGCACGACCGCTTCGGCCTTCAGACGGCGGTGGCCCTCATCCACGGGGACGCAGACGAGCGGCTCGCCCGAAGCGGTCTCGCGGCCACCCCCACCTTCGGCAATCTCCGCGAGCACTCGCGCGAGTGGCTCATCCGGCTGCTCCGCCGCTGCGTCACCGCGGGCTGGGTCAGCTTCACGGGGGCGGAGCGGCCCGTGGTCACCCTCACGGAGGAGGGCCGCGCGGTGATGAAGGGCGCGCGGCCCGCGCGGCTCCTGCTTCCTGCCGTCGCCGACGCCGCGCGGGTGGCCGCCGCCCCGCGCCCGAAGCGTCGCGCCGCTCAGGACGACGAGCTCGATACCCAGGGCCAGGCCCTCTTCGAGGCGCTTCGCGCCTGGCGGCTGGCCGTCGCGCGCGAGGAGGCCATGGCGCCCTTCATGGTCGCCTCCGACCGCACGCTGAGAGACATCGCGCGGCTGCGCCCGCGGACGCTCGATGAGCTGGCCATGGCCTATGGCATAGGGCGGCACAAGGCCGATCGCTACGGCCTGGCCGTGCTGCGCGTGGTCACCGAGGCGGCCCGGCCATGA
- a CDS encoding SDR family NAD(P)-dependent oxidoreductase, whose translation MSLDKKTALVTGAARGIGLSIASRLAADGARVAVLDLDAEAGRAAASKIGAGTMAIAADVTKTAEVESAVSRVVEQWGRLDILVNNAGITGRSFPIWELSDEDWRRVIDVDLTSVFLCCRAAVKVMLGQGAGRIINIASIAGKEGNPTLVPYSTAKAGVIGLTKALAKEVCTRGILVHAVAPAVIGTELLQQMEKSTVDVLVSKIPMGRVGRPDEVAALVAWLASDECSFTTGAVHDLSGGRATY comes from the coding sequence ATGTCCCTCGACAAGAAGACCGCGCTCGTCACGGGGGCCGCCCGAGGCATTGGGCTCAGCATCGCCTCGCGGCTGGCCGCCGACGGCGCGCGCGTGGCCGTCCTGGACCTGGATGCCGAGGCGGGGCGAGCAGCCGCGAGCAAGATCGGGGCGGGGACAATGGCCATTGCCGCCGACGTGACCAAGACCGCGGAGGTCGAATCCGCCGTGAGCCGGGTCGTCGAGCAGTGGGGCCGGCTGGACATTCTCGTCAACAACGCCGGCATCACGGGTCGCTCGTTTCCCATCTGGGAGCTGTCCGACGAGGACTGGCGGCGCGTGATCGACGTCGACCTCACGAGCGTCTTCCTGTGCTGCCGGGCCGCGGTCAAGGTCATGCTCGGCCAGGGCGCCGGCCGCATCATCAATATCGCGTCCATCGCCGGCAAGGAGGGCAACCCGACCCTGGTGCCCTACTCCACGGCCAAGGCCGGCGTCATCGGCCTGACGAAGGCGCTCGCCAAAGAAGTGTGCACCCGAGGGATCCTCGTGCACGCGGTGGCCCCCGCCGTGATCGGCACCGAGCTGCTCCAGCAGATGGAGAAGAGCACGGTGGATGTGCTCGTCTCCAAGATTCCCATGGGGCGCGTGGGCCGTCCGGACGAGGTGGCGGCGCTGGTGGCCTGGCTGGCCTCGGACGAATGCTCGTTCACGACGGGCGCGGTGCACGACCTATCCGGAGGCCGCGCCACCTACTAG
- a CDS encoding NUDIX hydrolase, producing the protein MDRTWHFLGSSTLQHLGKLTLREDAWRLPNGTERRYPVLHVGLTVGVVPFVDRDHVLLIRQFRHLAREASWELPGGGGQLGESPEAAAQRELREEGGHRAGRLTFLTRFYPSNAYLDETAHCFLGLDLTPDPLAADDDEFFERRVVPFREAVAMALDDRITESVSKVALLAAALRPELLP; encoded by the coding sequence ATGGACCGCACCTGGCACTTCCTCGGCTCCTCCACGCTGCAGCATCTTGGAAAGCTCACATTGCGTGAGGACGCCTGGCGGCTGCCCAACGGCACGGAGCGGCGCTACCCGGTGCTGCACGTGGGCCTGACCGTGGGGGTAGTGCCCTTCGTCGACCGCGATCACGTCCTCCTCATCCGTCAGTTCCGCCATCTCGCCCGCGAGGCCTCGTGGGAGCTGCCGGGCGGCGGCGGACAGCTCGGTGAATCGCCCGAGGCCGCGGCGCAGCGCGAGCTGCGTGAGGAGGGCGGCCATCGCGCCGGTCGTCTGACCTTCCTCACCCGCTTCTACCCGTCCAACGCCTACCTGGACGAGACGGCGCATTGCTTCCTGGGCCTGGACCTCACCCCCGATCCCCTCGCCGCCGATGACGACGAGTTCTTCGAGCGCCGGGTGGTCCCGTTTCGGGAGGCGGTGGCCATGGCCCTGGATGATCGCATCACGGAGTCGGTGTCCAAGGTCGCCCTCCTGGCCGCCGCTCTGCGGCCGGAGCTCTTGCCGTAA
- a CDS encoding Cof-type HAD-IIB family hydrolase produces the protein MRRALRARRPPGFLTRVPYRVLVCDLDGTLLLDPPDLDPDLVAGCRRAVSRGLIFCVATGRMPPGAERYIAELDAAGPGVFYNGALVRDSEDGRDLMRLTLPRGLIWRAHEIFAHAPVNPLFYRDDQLYCLDESWAARLYSEEQAVPLEVIDQPADFLSMGGFVKSLFIGHPETLPIVRDDLTRAVGKEARLVMTRRDYLEMIPPTASKGAALRVVADHLGMPLEDIVAVGDQENDLEMILAAGLGVAMPQAPEAVRAKAGRVAPTPDKGGLLALFREILPEYFS, from the coding sequence GTGCGCCGCGCGCTTCGCGCGAGGCGACCGCCCGGTTTCCTGACTCGCGTGCCGTACCGCGTGCTCGTCTGCGACCTCGACGGCACCTTGCTCCTCGACCCGCCCGACCTCGATCCGGATCTCGTCGCGGGCTGCCGCCGGGCCGTCTCGCGCGGGCTCATCTTTTGCGTGGCCACGGGCCGCATGCCCCCCGGGGCCGAGCGGTACATCGCGGAGCTCGACGCGGCCGGACCCGGGGTCTTCTACAACGGCGCCCTTGTGCGCGATTCCGAGGACGGGCGCGACCTGATGCGCCTGACCCTTCCGCGCGGGCTCATCTGGCGGGCCCACGAGATCTTCGCTCACGCGCCCGTCAACCCCCTCTTCTATCGAGACGATCAGCTTTACTGTCTCGACGAGAGCTGGGCGGCCCGCCTCTACTCAGAGGAGCAGGCGGTGCCGCTGGAGGTCATCGACCAGCCGGCCGATTTCCTCAGCATGGGCGGGTTCGTCAAGTCCCTGTTCATCGGTCATCCCGAGACGCTTCCCATCGTCCGTGACGATCTGACGCGGGCCGTGGGCAAGGAGGCGCGGCTCGTCATGACCCGGCGAGACTACCTCGAGATGATTCCGCCCACGGCCTCCAAGGGCGCGGCCCTCCGCGTGGTGGCCGATCACCTCGGCATGCCCCTCGAGGACATCGTCGCGGTGGGCGATCAGGAAAACGATCTGGAGATGATCCTGGCGGCGGGTCTTGGCGTCGCCATGCCGCAGGCGCCCGAGGCCGTGCGGGCCAAGGCCGGGCGGGTGGCGCCAACGCCGGACAAGGGCGGGCTCCTCGCTCTGTTCCGAGAGATCCTGCCCGAATACTTCAGCTGA